The sequence below is a genomic window from Thiomonas intermedia.
CGCTCAGGCGCTCAACCAGTCGAAGCCCTCGCCCAGCCAGCGCGCGACATGCTGCCGGGCGGCCTCGGGCGCGCTCTGCAACAGGCGCTGCGCGGTATCGCGCGCGGCCTCAAGCAGGGTGGCGTCGAGGGCGAGATCGGCATAACGCAGGCCGGGCACGCCCGACTGCCGAAGACCCAGCAGTTCGCCCGGGCCGCGCAGTTCCAGGTCTTTCTGCGCCAGGGCGAAGCCGTCGGCGAGCTCGCGCATCGCCGCCAGGCGCTCGCGCGCCGTGGGTGACAACGGCGAGGTGAACAGCAGCACACAATCGGACTGCGCCGCGCCGCGCCCGACCCGCCCGCGCAGTTGATGCAGTTGCGACAGGCCGAAGCGCTCGGCGTGCTCGATGACCATGAGGCTGGCGTTGGGCACGTCCACCCCGACTTCGATCACCGTGGTGGCCACCAGCAGGCCGATCTCCCCGGCGCTGAACGCCTGCATGGTCGCGCGCTTCTCGCCCGCCTTCATGCGCCCGTGCAGCAGGCCGACGCGCGCTGCCGCCTGCCCGGGAGCCGCCAGCGCGGCGCTGAGTTCGGCATGGGTGGCGACGGCGTTCTGCAGATCCAGCGTCTCGCTCTCTTCCACCAGCGGGCAGACCCAGTAGGCCTGTCGGCCTTGCGCGATCAGCCCGCCCACCCGCTCGATGAGATCGTCGCGCCGCTCGGCGCTGACCACGGTGGTGCGCACGGGCGAGCGTCCCGGCGGCAGGGTGTCGATGGTGGAGACGTCCAGGTCGCCGAACATCGCCATGGCCAGGGTGCGCGGGATGGGCGTGGCGCTCATCATCAGCAGATGGGGCTGGAGCCCACTGCCCTGCGTACCCGCGAGCAGGCTGTCGCGCAAGGCCAGGCGCTGCGCCACGCCGAAGCGATGCTGCTCATCCACGATGGCCAGCGCCAGCCGCGCAAAGCGCACCTGAGCCTGAATGACCGCATGGGTGCCGAGCACAAGTTGGGCCTGGCCGCTGGCCACCCGCAGCAACTCGGCCTCGCGCTCCTTGCGGCTCTGGCTGCCCGACAGCCAGGCGACGCCCACGCCCAGGGGCTCCAGCCAATCGGCGAGCTTGCGGGCATGCTGGGCCGCGAGAATTTCCGTGGGCGCCATGATGGCGCACTGCCAGCCTGCGGCCATGGCCTGCGCCGCCGCCAGCGCAGCCACCACGGTCTTGCCGCTGCCCACATCGCCCTGCAACAGCCGGTGCATGGGCGCCGTCTGCGTGAGGTCGGCCGAAATCTCGGCCACGCAACGCTCCTGCGCGGCGGTGAGGGTGAACGGGAGTGCGGCCCGCAGTCGCTGCGGCAGGGGGGCATCGCCATCGGCCACGGGCAGGGCCGGCGACTTCCGGCGCAGGCGCTGCGTCCGGGCCTGCTGTTGCGCGAGTTGCTGGGCCAGGAGCTCGTCGAACTTGAGGCGGCGCTGCGCAGGGTGCTCCCCGGCCTCCAGCGCCGCGAGCGCGGACGATGGGGGCGCATGCAGGATGCGCAGACTTGCCGCCAGATCGGGCAGATGGTGCCGCGCCCGCTCGTCTTGCGGCACGGTGTCGCGGCCATCCAGGCGCTGGAGCGCGCCGGCCACGGCCTTGCGCAGATAGCTTTGCGGCAAGCCTGCCGTGGTGGGGTAGACCGGCGTGAGCGTGGTCGGCAAGGGCGCATGCTCGTCCACGGTCTTCCAGCCCGGATGCACCATCTCCCAACCGAACAAGCCCTGTCTGACCTGGCCATGCACCCTTAGCCGGACCCCGGGCTGCAGGGTCTTGAGCTGATGGGGATAGAAGTGGAACAGCCGCAGGGTCAGGGTTTCCTGCGCCGAACCCGCATCGCGCAGGTGCACCAGCAGTTGCCGCCGTGGCGCCCGTCCCTGCGCCTGGGCATCGATCACCACGGCGTCGGCGGTGACGACCGCACCGTCGCACAGCGCGTCCAGCGCGGTGAGCCGGGTTTCGTCCTCGTAGCGCAGGGGCAGGTGCAGCGCGACGTCCCAGTCGCTGCGCAGACCGAGACGCTCCAGCGCTGCGCTACGGGCGCCGCCGGATCCGGCAGGCCTGGGAGACTTGGGAGACCTGGGTGACGCGCTCACATCGGACTCGTCAATACACCGGCCAGTCGCGCATGGAAAACAGCCGCTGGTGCTCGCGGATGGCGAAGCGGTCGGTCATGCCGGCCAGGTAGTCGGCGATGGCCCGGGGCTGGCGCGCGGCGTCGTCGCGCTGATAGGCACGGGGCAGCAGCCGCGCATCGGCACGATAGGCCTCGAACAGTTCGGTGAGCAGGCGCTGGGCTTTGGTGGTGTTGCGCAGCACGTCGGGATGCCGATAGAGGCGGTGCAGCAGCACGTGCTGGAGTTGCTGCAACTGCTGCTGCACGGGCGCGCTGAACGAGGCCAGCGGCGGCGCCGCGCGCACGGCGTCGGGCGAATCGACGCCGGCCTGACCGACGCGCCGGGTCGTTTCATCCACCAGATCGCCGATGAGCGACGAGATCATGCGGCGTATGGTTTCGGCCACGCGGCGGCGCCCCTGCACGGCGGGGTAGGCGCGCTGAACGGCGTCGAGATGCCCGGCGAAAAAGGGCACCGTCTGCAGTTCCTCCAGGTCGATCAGACCGGCGCGCAGGCCGTCGTCGATATCGTGATTGTTATAGGCGATGGCATCGGCCAGGTTGGTGATCTGCGCTTCCAGACTGGGTTGCCCGCCGTGCAGAAAACGCAGCCCGATCTCGCCCAGGTGCGGCGCGTTGCGGCGTGAGCAATGCTTGAGCACGCCTTCGCGCGCTTCAAAGCTCAGGTTCAGGCCGTTGAATGCGGCGTAGCGTTCTTCCAGCGTGGTGACCACGCGCAGCGATTGCAGGTTGTGCTCGAAGCCGCCACCTTGCGGCGCGTATTGCCGCATGCACGCGCCCAGAGCATCCTGACCGGCGTGGCCGAAGGGCGTGTGTCCCAGATCGTGCGCCAGCGCCAGGGCTTCGGTGAGGTCTTCGTTCAACCGCAGGGCGCGAGCGATCGACCTCGCGATCTGCGCCACTTCCAGGCTGTGGGTCAGGCGGGTACGGAAGAGATCGCCCTCATGATTGAGAAACACCTGGGTCTTGTATTCCAGGCGGCGAAAGGCCGTGCAGTGGATGATGCGGTCACGATCGCGCTGATAGCCGGTGCGGTCGGAAGCCGGCGGTTCGGCGTGCTCGCGTCCGCGCGAGGTGGCGTCGCTGCAGGCATAGGCCGCGAGGACCGAAGCCTGCAGCGTCTGGGCCGCGACAGTCATGCGGAGGCCGCGGTCTGGTGCGGCTGCAGAGGGGTCTGCAGGTGCGCAGCAATGCTGGCCTGCGCTTCCTCCATCGGCGCCGCCCGCAAGACCGGCCGCCCCAGACCGGCGAGCAGCACGAAGCGCACTTCACCGCCCTCGGTCTTCTTGTCCACCTGCATCCACTCGGCCCAGCGCTCGGCGCCCAGATCGGGAGCCCGTACAGGCAGGCCCGCGCGGGCGATCAGCCGGGCCAGCCGTTCGGCGTCGGCGGGCGCGAGCAGGCCCAGCCGCACCGACAGGTCGGCGGCCAGCACCATCCCGGCGCCCACCGCCTCGCCATGCAGCCAGTTGCCATAGCCCATGCCGGCTTCGATGGCGTGACCGAAGGTGTGTCCGAAATTGAGAATGGCGCGCAGCCCGGCCTCGGTTTCATCCTGCGCCACCACATGCGCCTTGATCCGGCAGCAACGCGCCACGGCCTCGGCCATCGCGGCATCGTCCTGCGCCATCAGCGCGTCGATATGCAGTTCCAGCCAGTCGAGAAAATCCACGTCGGCAATCGCGGCGTGCTTGATGACTTCGGCCAGGCCTGCCGACAGTT
It includes:
- the recG gene encoding ATP-dependent DNA helicase RecG — its product is MSASPRSPKSPRPAGSGGARSAALERLGLRSDWDVALHLPLRYEDETRLTALDALCDGAVVTADAVVIDAQAQGRAPRRQLLVHLRDAGSAQETLTLRLFHFYPHQLKTLQPGVRLRVHGQVRQGLFGWEMVHPGWKTVDEHAPLPTTLTPVYPTTAGLPQSYLRKAVAGALQRLDGRDTVPQDERARHHLPDLAASLRILHAPPSSALAALEAGEHPAQRRLKFDELLAQQLAQQQARTQRLRRKSPALPVADGDAPLPQRLRAALPFTLTAAQERCVAEISADLTQTAPMHRLLQGDVGSGKTVVAALAAAQAMAAGWQCAIMAPTEILAAQHARKLADWLEPLGVGVAWLSGSQSRKEREAELLRVASGQAQLVLGTHAVIQAQVRFARLALAIVDEQHRFGVAQRLALRDSLLAGTQGSGLQPHLLMMSATPIPRTLAMAMFGDLDVSTIDTLPPGRSPVRTTVVSAERRDDLIERVGGLIAQGRQAYWVCPLVEESETLDLQNAVATHAELSAALAAPGQAAARVGLLHGRMKAGEKRATMQAFSAGEIGLLVATTVIEVGVDVPNASLMVIEHAERFGLSQLHQLRGRVGRGAAQSDCVLLFTSPLSPTARERLAAMRELADGFALAQKDLELRGPGELLGLRQSGVPGLRYADLALDATLLEAARDTAQRLLQSAPEAARQHVARWLGEGFDWLSA
- a CDS encoding deoxyguanosinetriphosphate triphosphohydrolase; the encoded protein is MTVAAQTLQASVLAAYACSDATSRGREHAEPPASDRTGYQRDRDRIIHCTAFRRLEYKTQVFLNHEGDLFRTRLTHSLEVAQIARSIARALRLNEDLTEALALAHDLGHTPFGHAGQDALGACMRQYAPQGGGFEHNLQSLRVVTTLEERYAAFNGLNLSFEAREGVLKHCSRRNAPHLGEIGLRFLHGGQPSLEAQITNLADAIAYNNHDIDDGLRAGLIDLEELQTVPFFAGHLDAVQRAYPAVQGRRRVAETIRRMISSLIGDLVDETTRRVGQAGVDSPDAVRAAPPLASFSAPVQQQLQQLQHVLLHRLYRHPDVLRNTTKAQRLLTELFEAYRADARLLPRAYQRDDAARQPRAIADYLAGMTDRFAIREHQRLFSMRDWPVY
- the aroB gene encoding 3-dehydroquinate synthase gives rise to the protein MTTVRIALDSRAYDIRIATGLLDAPDTFAAVSAPKGTALVVTNTTVAPLYAARLEQSLQPHFARVLRCTLPDGEEYKTWDTLNQIFTDLLRHQCDRKTTLFALGGGVIGDMTGFAAASYMRGVPFVQVPTTLLAQVDSSVGGKTAINHPLGKNMIGAFYQPRLVVADLATLHTLPPRELSAGLAEVIKHAAIADVDFLDWLELHIDALMAQDDAAMAEAVARCCRIKAHVVAQDETEAGLRAILNFGHTFGHAIEAGMGYGNWLHGEAVGAGMVLAADLSVRLGLLAPADAERLARLIARAGLPVRAPDLGAERWAEWMQVDKKTEGGEVRFVLLAGLGRPVLRAAPMEEAQASIAAHLQTPLQPHQTAASA